The following are from one region of the Sulfitobacter pontiacus genome:
- a CDS encoding gamma-glutamyltransferase family protein has product MRLRHDPVYPSRRSPILAENVVATSQPLATQAGLSILQQGGNAVDAAIATAAVLTIVEPTGCGLGSDAFCILWDGKQLHGLNASGRAPAAWTPEYFKDGIPEHGWDAVTVPGAVSAWVELSEKFGSLGLSTVLAPAIRYAEDGFIVSPVVGTAWAKGAAVLKDQPGFAETFMPEGRAPKPGERFRNPGAARTLRAIAETKGRAFYEGEIAQEIAAFAKANGGAMTADDLAAHHNDWCGTISQSFDDVELHEIPPNGQGIAALMALGMLQHTDIRDHGPDDLAAVHLQIEAIKLAYADLHAYVADRDHMTDVDEAALLDPDYLKSRAALIDANKAQDFGAGAPKQGGTVLLNVGDASGMMVSFIQSNYAGFGSGVVVPGTGVSMQNRGFGFTTQDGHPNQVAPAKRPFHTIIPGFAMKNGAPLMAFGMMGGPIQAQGHMQLLLRTQLWDQDPQTAADAPRWRAIEGLAVACEPSMPADLLDGLKALGHAIQIEAPDNAFGFGGAQLVQRNAAGGYAAGSDPRKDGQAAGF; this is encoded by the coding sequence ATGCGCCTACGTCATGATCCCGTCTACCCTTCGCGCCGCTCGCCCATTCTGGCCGAGAATGTCGTCGCCACCTCGCAACCGCTGGCGACCCAAGCCGGTCTGTCCATCCTGCAACAAGGCGGCAACGCTGTGGATGCGGCCATCGCCACGGCGGCGGTGCTAACAATCGTCGAGCCCACGGGCTGCGGCCTTGGCTCTGACGCCTTCTGCATCCTGTGGGACGGCAAGCAACTGCACGGGCTGAACGCCTCGGGCCGCGCACCCGCCGCCTGGACGCCCGAGTATTTCAAGGACGGCATCCCTGAACATGGCTGGGACGCCGTGACCGTCCCCGGTGCCGTCAGCGCCTGGGTCGAACTGTCTGAAAAATTCGGCAGCCTCGGCCTGTCGACCGTGCTGGCCCCCGCGATCCGCTATGCCGAAGACGGCTTTATCGTGTCGCCGGTCGTGGGCACAGCATGGGCCAAAGGGGCCGCGGTGCTCAAGGACCAGCCCGGCTTTGCCGAGACTTTCATGCCCGAGGGACGCGCGCCCAAACCCGGCGAACGCTTCCGCAACCCCGGTGCCGCGCGCACCCTGCGCGCTATTGCCGAGACCAAGGGCCGCGCTTTCTACGAGGGCGAGATCGCGCAAGAGATCGCGGCCTTCGCCAAGGCCAATGGCGGCGCGATGACAGCCGACGATCTGGCAGCGCATCACAACGACTGGTGCGGCACCATCAGCCAAAGCTTTGACGACGTAGAATTGCACGAGATCCCGCCAAACGGTCAGGGCATCGCCGCGCTGATGGCGCTTGGCATGTTGCAGCACACCGACATCCGCGACCACGGCCCAGACGATCTGGCCGCCGTGCATTTGCAGATCGAGGCGATCAAGCTCGCCTATGCAGATCTGCACGCCTATGTCGCCGATCGCGATCACATGACCGACGTGGACGAAGCGGCCCTGCTTGACCCCGATTACCTTAAATCCCGTGCCGCCTTGATTGATGCCAACAAGGCGCAGGACTTTGGCGCGGGGGCCCCGAAACAGGGCGGCACCGTGCTGCTCAACGTCGGTGATGCCTCGGGCATGATGGTCAGCTTTATCCAGTCGAACTACGCGGGCTTCGGCTCTGGTGTGGTTGTGCCGGGCACGGGTGTGTCGATGCAGAACCGCGGCTTTGGCTTCACGACACAGGACGGCCACCCCAATCAGGTCGCGCCGGCCAAACGCCCCTTTCACACGATCATTCCGGGCTTCGCTATGAAAAACGGCGCGCCCCTGATGGCCTTCGGCATGATGGGCGGGCCTATTCAGGCACAGGGCCACATGCAGCTCTTGCTGCGCACGCAGCTGTGGGACCAAGACCCTCAGACCGCCGCCGATGCCCCCCGCTGGCGCGCGATCGAGGGGTTGGCCGTCGCTTGCGAACCGTCGATGCCTGCCGATCTGCTGGACGGGCTCAAGGCGCTTGGCCATGCGATCCAGATCGAGGCACCGGACAACGCCTTTGGTTTCGGCGGCGCGCAGCTGGTGCAACGCAACGCGGCAGGCGGTTATGCCGCGGGCTCTGATCCGCGCAAAGACGGGCAAGCCGCAGGCTTCTGA
- a CDS encoding tripartite tricarboxylate transporter permease → MTDFMTGAAQIFTLATLAYMLAGSVAGIVAAAIPGFTVTMAIVLTLPLTFTMEPLQGIAVMLSVYVGGYTGGLISAALLGIPGTPSSVATTFDAFPMARNGEPGRALSIGVWASFFGTVISTIVLIFAAPPLALFAVRLGPWEYFSLIVFALTIVASLVGTSAMRGILAGLIGLAISTVGTDPIMGRPRFDFGIEMLQAGLPFLVVLIGIFAISQLVSEVENADSVRSGNALVTGAIDFQTWTVMKEVLMRPVNLLRSSIVGVLIGALPGAGGSIANLVAYDQAKRGSKNSDKFGTGEPDGIVASEAGNSATAGGGLIPLIGLGIPGSAVDAILMASLMVHGISVGPRLIMDHGDLVYGMFIAMVVASFMMLIVSICSMRLFLRVTEVPKWLIVPVVMTCCVVGTFALNNRVTDLYLLIFIGITGYTLRALGYALAPLVLGVILGPIAETNLRRALMTDEDPTLFFTRPISLIFLIAAFVSIVWAIRSHLKNRTSTERPSHAPTS, encoded by the coding sequence ATGACTGATTTCATGACAGGGGCCGCGCAGATTTTCACGCTGGCGACGCTCGCCTATATGCTGGCGGGGTCCGTCGCGGGCATCGTTGCGGCGGCGATCCCCGGTTTCACCGTCACGATGGCGATTGTGCTGACCCTGCCGCTGACCTTCACGATGGAGCCTTTGCAAGGCATCGCCGTGATGCTCTCGGTCTATGTGGGCGGTTATACCGGCGGGCTGATCTCGGCGGCATTGCTGGGCATTCCCGGCACGCCATCGTCGGTCGCCACGACCTTTGACGCCTTCCCCATGGCGCGCAACGGCGAACCGGGGCGCGCGCTGTCCATCGGGGTCTGGGCGTCCTTCTTTGGCACCGTGATCTCGACCATCGTGCTGATCTTCGCCGCACCGCCGCTGGCGCTTTTTGCCGTGCGCCTTGGCCCGTGGGAGTATTTCTCGCTCATCGTCTTTGCCCTGACAATCGTCGCCAGCCTTGTCGGCACCTCAGCCATGCGCGGCATTCTGGCGGGGCTGATCGGGCTTGCAATCTCTACCGTGGGGACGGACCCGATCATGGGCCGTCCGCGCTTTGATTTCGGCATAGAGATGCTACAGGCCGGCCTGCCGTTTCTGGTCGTGCTGATCGGGATCTTCGCCATTTCCCAGCTTGTGTCAGAGGTAGAGAATGCCGACAGCGTGCGGTCGGGCAATGCGCTGGTCACAGGGGCCATCGATTTCCAGACATGGACCGTGATGAAAGAAGTGTTGATGCGTCCCGTCAACCTGCTGCGGTCGTCCATCGTGGGGGTGCTGATCGGCGCGCTGCCCGGTGCGGGCGGGTCCATCGCCAACCTCGTCGCCTATGACCAGGCCAAGCGCGGGTCCAAGAATAGTGACAAATTCGGCACCGGTGAACCCGACGGCATCGTCGCCTCCGAGGCGGGCAACTCCGCCACCGCGGGCGGCGGGCTGATCCCGCTTATCGGTCTGGGCATCCCCGGATCGGCTGTCGATGCGATCCTCATGGCGTCGCTGATGGTGCATGGTATCTCGGTCGGGCCACGGCTGATCATGGATCACGGTGACCTTGTCTATGGCATGTTCATCGCGATGGTGGTCGCGTCCTTCATGATGCTGATCGTGTCGATCTGTTCCATGCGCCTGTTCCTGCGGGTGACCGAAGTGCCCAAATGGCTGATCGTGCCGGTGGTGATGACCTGCTGCGTCGTGGGCACCTTTGCGCTGAACAACCGCGTGACCGACCTTTATCTGCTGATCTTTATCGGCATCACCGGCTACACGCTGCGCGCCCTTGGCTATGCGCTGGCACCTTTGGTGCTGGGGGTCATTCTGGGCCCAATCGCAGAAACCAACCTGCGGCGCGCGCTGATGACGGACGAAGACCCGACGCTGTTCTTCACCCGCCCCATCAGCCTGATTTTCCTGATTGCGGCTTTCGTGTCCATTGTCTGGGCCATCCGCAGTCACCTCAAAAACCGTACATCTACAGAAAGGCCATCCCATGCGCCTACGTCATGA
- a CDS encoding tripartite tricarboxylate transporter TctB family protein, producing the protein MNGHDPMKAQEAGLVARLLSYVFLLLASIALFISASGIATSRFEKLGAGAFPKIIFGAMAIVSAIAIIDALRQIPRLAYGDFAAQAVAWAKRCYLVFVCLGALTAYLLVIPVLGFSIASLIFLFVLQVILMPRTPKSIALAAVVAVVFSFGLNWLFAEVFTVFLPRGVL; encoded by the coding sequence ATGAACGGGCACGACCCCATGAAGGCGCAGGAGGCGGGCTTGGTTGCCCGCCTTCTGAGCTATGTCTTCCTCCTGCTGGCCTCGATCGCATTGTTCATCTCGGCCAGCGGCATTGCGACCTCGCGTTTTGAAAAGCTCGGCGCGGGGGCGTTCCCCAAGATCATCTTTGGCGCGATGGCGATCGTATCAGCCATCGCGATCATCGACGCGCTGCGCCAGATCCCCCGCCTCGCTTACGGTGATTTCGCAGCACAGGCCGTAGCATGGGCGAAACGCTGCTATCTGGTGTTTGTCTGCCTTGGCGCGCTCACCGCCTATCTGCTGGTCATTCCGGTGCTGGGGTTTTCCATCGCCAGCCTGATCTTCCTGTTCGTGCTTCAGGTGATCCTCATGCCACGCACGCCCAAGTCAATCGCCCTCGCTGCTGTGGTGGCTGTGGTTTTCTCCTTCGGGCTGAACTGGCTTTTTGCCGAAGTGTTCACCGTCTTCCTGCCGCGCGGAGTGCTTTGA
- a CDS encoding tripartite tricarboxylate transporter substrate binding protein, with protein MTFRSGLAALFTAASLIAAPATADTYPERAVEFIVPWSPGGGSDTLMRLVANNVQPFLGAEMPVINMPGVGGTVGLREASRRAADGYTISQVHEGLLVATETGITDLAWDDFDPIALMTASPQYLVAGKSDNYSNFEEFVTYAKAHPGEISMGVTLAGVPHLHAAMIEQAFGLEFKYVGYEGTGERVRALVGGNLDVAIGDISSSKQFVDNGDLTFLAVGATDRVDAAPDVPTFKELGQDLELNVTRGIVMPKGAPQEVRDTLEAALQEMAQDPTYIEQTNNAGADVGFRGQEDYRAYLSKLDETVKSLSSVLAP; from the coding sequence ATGACGTTTCGTTCGGGCCTTGCCGCCCTTTTCACCGCTGCCAGCCTGATTGCAGCCCCCGCCACAGCCGACACCTACCCCGAGCGCGCGGTAGAGTTCATCGTGCCCTGGTCGCCCGGTGGCGGCTCTGACACGCTGATGCGTCTTGTGGCCAACAACGTGCAGCCCTTCCTTGGCGCTGAAATGCCCGTGATCAACATGCCCGGCGTCGGCGGCACCGTGGGCCTGCGCGAGGCCTCGCGCCGCGCTGCGGATGGCTATACCATCAGCCAGGTTCACGAAGGTCTGCTGGTCGCCACCGAAACCGGCATCACCGATCTGGCATGGGATGACTTTGACCCGATCGCACTGATGACAGCCTCGCCCCAGTATCTGGTGGCGGGCAAATCCGACAACTACAGCAATTTCGAAGAATTCGTGACCTACGCCAAGGCACATCCCGGCGAGATCTCCATGGGCGTCACATTGGCCGGCGTCCCGCATCTGCACGCCGCGATGATCGAACAGGCCTTCGGGCTTGAATTCAAATACGTCGGCTATGAGGGCACGGGCGAACGCGTGCGCGCGCTGGTCGGCGGCAACCTTGATGTGGCGATTGGCGACATCAGCTCCTCCAAACAATTCGTCGACAACGGCGATCTGACCTTCCTTGCCGTCGGCGCGACCGACCGGGTGGACGCCGCCCCCGATGTGCCGACCTTCAAAGAGCTGGGTCAGGATCTTGAGCTGAACGTGACCCGCGGCATCGTGATGCCCAAAGGGGCCCCGCAAGAGGTCCGCGACACGCTTGAAGCCGCGCTGCAAGAGATGGCCCAAGACCCCACCTATATCGAGCAGACCAACAACGCGGGTGCCGATGTCGGGTTCCGCGGTCAGGAAGACTACCGCGCCTATCTAAGCAAACTGGACGAGACAGTGAAATCGCTGTCGTCGGTTCTGGCCCCATGA
- a CDS encoding LysR family transcriptional regulator has protein sequence MDTRQLETLLAISQHGGFAAAAQAVNLTASAVSQQIAALEAEIGTQLFDRTRRPPALTTKGAEMVRSAQSILQIVSDTKASVAGEQMRGTVALGSLRTGANSLMPQALATLRASFPYLNFRLRVGVSEELMSEVVSGQLDAAVVADHVAVPSSLRWTPVLTEPLIVLTPPGTGTITLDDLIRDVPYIRYRTQVPLARQIDTEIARLGAAPRQIVSVNTMPAVVGCVRAGLGFAIIPQIALHDAETASLDWFPFGAPPIHRRLGLVQRVTSRRAEVLAALVTALIQQGLTAEVYD, from the coding sequence ATGGATACACGTCAGCTTGAGACTTTATTGGCCATTAGCCAGCACGGCGGCTTTGCCGCGGCGGCGCAGGCCGTGAACCTGACCGCCTCTGCCGTCAGCCAGCAGATCGCGGCGCTAGAGGCAGAGATCGGCACGCAGTTGTTCGACCGCACTCGCCGTCCGCCCGCCTTGACCACAAAGGGCGCAGAGATGGTCCGCTCGGCCCAGTCGATCCTGCAGATCGTGTCGGACACGAAAGCCTCCGTCGCGGGGGAGCAGATGCGCGGCACCGTGGCGCTCGGGTCGTTGCGGACCGGGGCGAATTCACTGATGCCGCAGGCGCTTGCGACGCTGCGCGCCAGCTTTCCCTACCTGAACTTTCGGCTGCGCGTCGGTGTGTCCGAGGAGCTGATGAGCGAGGTCGTCTCGGGCCAGCTGGATGCCGCGGTTGTGGCGGATCACGTGGCGGTGCCCAGCAGTCTGCGCTGGACCCCTGTGCTGACCGAACCGTTGATCGTTCTCACACCGCCCGGCACGGGGACGATCACGCTGGATGATCTGATCCGCGACGTGCCCTATATCCGCTATCGCACGCAGGTGCCGCTGGCGCGCCAGATCGATACCGAAATCGCCCGCCTTGGTGCCGCGCCGCGCCAGATCGTGTCGGTGAATACGATGCCTGCCGTGGTGGGCTGTGTGCGCGCGGGTCTGGGCTTTGCCATTATCCCGCAGATCGCGCTGCACGACGCCGAGACCGCCTCGCTTGACTGGTTCCCTTTCGGGGCGCCGCCGATCCATCGCCGTCTGGGGCTGGTGCAGCGGGTCACCTCGCGCCGCGCCGAGGTGCTGGCGGCTTTGGTCACCGCGCTGATCCAGCAGGGGCTCACGGCAGAAGTCTATGATTAG
- a CDS encoding MATE family efflux transporter — protein sequence MARVTPNAAPALSAAATQARATRTRALLEAPIAPTLAKLAAPNVLAMFVQTVQSISEAYFASLLGVTALAGLALVFPLVMLTQMLSAGAIGGAISAAVARALGAQDSARAATLAVVAWMIAGAFAVIMALLVGLFGVAFFTLLGGGADAISAAATYALVFFPGCMAIWLCNASLSIIRGTGDMQTPAVLLLLVSVISIPLSGGFALGWGPLPALGMAGLPIGVVLAFAIGAVLAMAHILSGRTGLSFGGALGRIDISMFRDILSVGALAAVNTLLTTITIIMMTGLVGRFGEEALAGYGLGARLEFLMIPVIFGIGAAMTAMVGANMGAGQVDRALRVAWTGSCAAAVIVGGIGLLLAVFPDLWLGMFLDPSNTGALDAGRSYFRLVAPFYAFFALGLALYFASQGAGHMVWPVISSLSRMAVALIGALILMQTGGLGLRGIFIAIGGAMVVYGTVIGLAIWRKGWRARA from the coding sequence ATGGCCCGCGTCACCCCGAACGCCGCCCCCGCCCTTTCCGCCGCCGCGACCCAGGCCCGCGCCACCCGGACCCGCGCCCTGCTTGAGGCCCCAATCGCGCCGACGCTGGCCAAGCTTGCCGCGCCCAATGTCTTGGCGATGTTCGTGCAAACCGTGCAAAGCATATCCGAGGCGTATTTCGCCAGCCTTCTTGGGGTGACAGCGCTGGCCGGTCTGGCGCTGGTGTTCCCGCTGGTCATGTTGACGCAAATGCTGTCGGCGGGGGCCATCGGTGGGGCGATCTCCGCCGCGGTGGCGCGCGCACTTGGCGCGCAAGACAGCGCGCGGGCGGCCACATTGGCAGTAGTCGCGTGGATGATCGCGGGTGCCTTTGCCGTGATCATGGCCCTTCTGGTCGGGCTGTTTGGCGTGGCGTTTTTCACCCTGCTGGGGGGCGGTGCCGATGCCATCTCTGCCGCCGCGACCTATGCGCTGGTCTTCTTTCCCGGCTGTATGGCGATCTGGCTGTGCAATGCGTCGCTCAGCATTATTCGTGGAACGGGCGACATGCAGACCCCTGCCGTGCTCTTGCTGCTGGTGTCCGTCATCTCGATCCCCTTGTCGGGCGGCTTCGCCCTGGGGTGGGGCCCCCTGCCCGCGCTTGGCATGGCGGGGCTGCCCATCGGCGTCGTGCTCGCCTTTGCGATCGGGGCTGTGCTGGCGATGGCGCATATCCTGTCGGGGCGCACGGGGCTTAGCTTTGGCGGTGCCTTGGGCCGGATCGATATCAGCATGTTCCGCGATATCCTCAGCGTCGGGGCGCTGGCGGCGGTGAATACCCTGCTGACCACGATCACCATCATCATGATGACAGGGCTCGTGGGCCGGTTCGGCGAAGAGGCGCTGGCCGGTTACGGGCTTGGCGCGCGGCTCGAATTTCTGATGATCCCCGTGATCTTTGGCATTGGTGCCGCGATGACGGCAATGGTCGGGGCGAATATGGGCGCCGGTCAGGTGGACCGCGCCCTGCGCGTGGCCTGGACCGGTTCTTGCGCGGCGGCGGTGATCGTCGGCGGTATCGGGCTGCTGCTCGCCGTGTTTCCCGACCTTTGGCTTGGCATGTTCCTTGACCCGTCCAACACGGGCGCGCTGGACGCAGGGCGCAGCTATTTCCGCCTCGTGGCACCGTTCTACGCCTTCTTCGCCCTCGGGCTCGCGCTGTATTTCGCGTCGCAGGGGGCGGGGCATATGGTTTGGCCGGTGATCAGCAGCCTCAGCCGGATGGCAGTGGCGCTGATCGGCGCGTTGATCCTGATGCAAACCGGCGGTTTGGGCCTGCGCGGCATCTTCATCGCCATCGGCGGCGCGATGGTGGTCTATGGCACGGTGATCGGCCTTGCGATCTGGCGTAAGGGCTGGCGCGCGCGGGCCTAA
- a CDS encoding helix-turn-helix domain-containing protein produces the protein MKWNELQNESCPVARGLSVVGDRWTMLVLRDCFLGIRRFEQMQDRLGITRHVLADRLRKLEGAGVLRREAYRERPLRHEYRLTERGKALYPMLVSLIDWANAHVPIEGSPSVTLVSRSAGTPIAPMLVDRVTGEEITHRSVSAISNAGAKKHSGFPPPTG, from the coding sequence ATGAAATGGAACGAACTACAGAATGAATCCTGCCCCGTGGCGCGGGGGCTGTCCGTGGTGGGCGACCGCTGGACCATGCTGGTCTTGCGCGATTGCTTTCTGGGCATTCGCCGGTTCGAGCAGATGCAGGACCGGCTGGGGATCACGCGACATGTGCTGGCGGACCGGTTGCGCAAGCTGGAGGGGGCCGGTGTGCTGCGCCGCGAGGCCTATCGGGAGCGCCCCTTGCGCCACGAATACCGGCTGACCGAACGGGGCAAGGCGCTGTATCCGATGCTGGTGTCGCTGATCGACTGGGCCAACGCCCATGTCCCGATTGAAGGCAGCCCGTCGGTCACGTTGGTCTCGCGCAGTGCGGGCACGCCGATCGCGCCCATGCTGGTCGACCGTGTCACCGGAGAGGAGATTACCCACCGCAGTGTCAGCGCTATCTCGAACGCCGGTGCCAAAAAGCATAGCGGCTTTCCGCCGCCCACCGGGTAA